In a genomic window of Mus pahari chromosome 8, PAHARI_EIJ_v1.1, whole genome shotgun sequence:
- the Fitm1 gene encoding fat storage-inducing transmembrane protein 1: MERGPTVGAGPGAGTRVRALLGCLVKVLLWVASALLYFGSEQAARLLGSPCLRRLYHAWLAAVVIFGPLLQFHVNSRTIFASHGNFFNIKFVNSAWGWTCTFLGGFVLLVVFLATRRVAVTARHLSRLVVGAAVWRGAGRAFLLIEDLTGSCFEPLPQGLLLHELPDRKSCLAAGHQWRGYTVSSHTFLLTFCCLLMAEEAAVFAKYLAHGLPAGAPLRLVFLLNVLLLGLWNFLLLCTVIYFHQYTHKVVGAAVGTFAWYLTYGSWYHQPWSPGIPGHGLFPRSRSMRKHN; the protein is encoded by the exons atGGAGCGGGGGCCGACGGTGGGGGCAGGGCCGGGGGCCGGGACCCGAGTCCGAGCACTGCTGGGATGCCTGGTCAAGGTGCTGCTCTGGGTGGCCTCTGCCTTACTGTACTTTGGAAGTGAACAAGCCGCCCGCCTCCTGGGCAGCCCTTGCTTACGGCGCCTCTACCATGCTTGGTTGGCAGCAGTGGTCATCTTTGGGCCCCTTCTGCAGTTTCATGTTAACTCTCGGACGATCTTCGCTAGCCACGGCAACTTCTTCAACAT AAAGTTTGTGAATTCAGCGTGGGGCTGGACGTGCACCTTCCTGGGGGGCTTTGTGCTGCTGGTGGTGTTCCTGGCTACACGACGTGTAGCAGTGACGGCCAGGCACCTGAGCCGACTGGTGGTGGGGGCAGCTGTATGGCGGGGGGCCGGACGTGCCTTCCTACTCATCGAGGACCTGACGGGTTCCTGTTTCGAGCCTCTGCCCCAGGGCTTACTGCTGCATGAGCTGCCCGACCGCAAGAGTTGCCTGGCAGCCGGCCACCAGTGGCGGGGCTACACTGTCTCCTCTCACaccttcctcctcaccttctgcTGCCTCCTCATGGCTGAGGAAGCCGCTGTGTTTGCCAAGTACCTGGCCCATGGGCTACCAGCTGGTGCCCCACTGCGTCTTGTTTTCCTACTCAACGTGCTACTGCTGGGCCTCTGGAACTTCCTGCTGCTCTGCACGGTCATCTATTTCCATCAATATACCCACAAGGTGGTGGGTGCGGCAGTAGGCACATTTGCCTGGTACCTTACCTATGGCAGCTGGTACCATCAACCCTGGTCTCCTGGGATCCCAGGCCACGGGCTCTTCCCTCGGTCCCGCTCAATGCGCAAACataactga
- the Dcaf11 gene encoding DDB1- and CUL4-associated factor 11 isoform X2, producing MKMWIWPRGQVRLVQGGGAANLQLIQALSDSEEEHDSAWDGRLGDRYNPPVDSTPDTRELEYNEIKTQVGLATGRLGLGRTAQQQSFPRMLHQRERGLCHRGSFSLGEQSRVMSHFLPNDLSFTDTYSQKAFCGIYSKDGQIFMSACQDQTIRLYDCRYGRFHKFKSIKARDVGWSVLDVAFTPDGNHFLYSSWSDYIHICNIYGEGDAHTALDLRPDERRFAVFSIAVSSDGREVLGGANDGCLYVFDREQNRRTLQIESHEDDVNAVAFADISSQILFSGGDDAICKVWDRRTMREDDPKPVGALAGHQDGITFIDSKGDARYLISNSKDQTIKLWDIRRFSSREGMEASRLAATQQNWDYRWQQVPKIAWKKLKLPGDSSLMTYRGHGVLHTLIRCRFSPAHSTGQQFIYSGCSTGKVVVYDLLSGHIVKKLTNHKACVRDVSWHPFEEKIVSSSWDGNLRLWQYRQAEYFQDDMPESDMNRVCSSGPTPVPCPSVAFSSPQ from the exons atgaagatgtGGATCTGGCCCAG AGGCCAAGTGAGGTTGGTGCAAGGAGGGGGTGCAGCAAATTTACAGCTCATCCAGGCCCTCTCGGACTCAGAGGAAGAGCATGACAGTGCCTGGGACGGTCGCCTTGGAGATCGATACAACCCACCTG TGGATTCGACCCCTGACACCCGGGAGCTGGAATACAATGAGATCAAGACACAGGTGGGATTGGCCACGGGGCGGCTGGGACTTGGGAGGACTGCGCAGCAGCAGAGTTTTCCTCGGATGCTACACCAG AGAGAACGGGGCCTCTGCCACCGGGGAAGCTTCTCCCTTGGAGAACAGTCTCGAGTGATGTCTCA CTTCTTGCCCAATGATCTAAGCTTCACTGATACCTACTCTCAGAAGGCTTTCTGCGGCATCTACAGCAAAGATGGTCAAATCTTCATGTCTGCTTGCCAAG ATCAGACAATCCGACTGTATGACTGTCGGTATGGCCGCTTCCACAAGTTCAAAAGCATCAAGGCTCGGGATGTAGGCTGGAGTGTCCTGGATGTGGCCTTCACTCCTGATGGAAACCACTTCCTGTACTCCAGCTGGTCTGATTACA ttCATATCTGCAACATCTATGGGGAAGGAGACGCACACACTGCCCTGGATTTAAG GCCAGATGAACGTCGCTTTGCTGTCTTCTCCATCGCTGTCTCCTCAGATGGACGAGAAGTACTAGGAGG AGCCAATGATGGCTGCCTATATGTCTTTGACCGAGAACAAAACCGGCGTACTCTTCAG ATCGAGTCTCATGAGGATGATGTGAATGCAGTGGCCTTTGCTGACATAAGCTCCCAAATCCTGTTCTCTGGGGGAGACGATGCCATCTGCAAAGTGTGGGATCGACGAACCATGAGGGAGGATGACCCCAAGCCTGTGGGTGCACTGGCCGGACACCAAGATGGCATCACCTTTATTGACAGCAAG GGTGATGCCCGGTATCTCATTTCCAACTCCAAAGATCAGACCATTAAGCTTTGGGATATCAGACGCTTCTCCAGCCGAGAAGGCATGGAAGCGTCACGACTGGCTGCCACACAGCAAAACTGGGACTATCGCTGGCAGCAGGTGCCCAAGATAG CCTGGAAGAAGTTGAAGCTCCCAGGTGACAGCTCCTTGATGAcctacagaggccatggagtgctTCACACTCTGATCCGATGTCGATTCTCCCCAGCCCATAGCACCGGCCAGCAGTTCATCTACAGTGGCTGCTCTACTGGCAAAGTGGTTG taTATGACCTCTTAAGTGGCCACATTGTGAAGAAGCTGACCAATCACAAGGCCTGTGTGCGTGATGTCAGTTGGCATCCCTTTGAAGAAAAGATCGTCAGCAGTTCG TGGGATGGGAACCTACGTCTATGGCAGTACCGTCAAGCTGAGTACTTCCAGGACGACATGCCAGAGTCTGACATGAACAGAGTTTGTTCCAGTGGCCCTACTCCGGTGCCCTGCCCATCTGTGGCCTTTTCCTCACCTCAGTAG
- the Dcaf11 gene encoding DDB1- and CUL4-associated factor 11 isoform X1 has product MGSRNSSSAGSGSLEPSEGLSRRGAGLRRSEEEEEEDEDVDLAQVLAYLLRRGQVRLVQGGGAANLQLIQALSDSEEEHDSAWDGRLGDRYNPPVDSTPDTRELEYNEIKTQVGLATGRLGLGRTAQQQSFPRMLHQRERGLCHRGSFSLGEQSRVMSHFLPNDLSFTDTYSQKAFCGIYSKDGQIFMSACQDQTIRLYDCRYGRFHKFKSIKARDVGWSVLDVAFTPDGNHFLYSSWSDYIHICNIYGEGDAHTALDLRPDERRFAVFSIAVSSDGREVLGGANDGCLYVFDREQNRRTLQIESHEDDVNAVAFADISSQILFSGGDDAICKVWDRRTMREDDPKPVGALAGHQDGITFIDSKGDARYLISNSKDQTIKLWDIRRFSSREGMEASRLAATQQNWDYRWQQVPKIAWKKLKLPGDSSLMTYRGHGVLHTLIRCRFSPAHSTGQQFIYSGCSTGKVVVYDLLSGHIVKKLTNHKACVRDVSWHPFEEKIVSSSWDGNLRLWQYRQAEYFQDDMPESDMNRVCSSGPTPVPCPSVAFSSPQ; this is encoded by the exons ATGGGATCACGGAACAGCAGCAGCGCCGGATCCGGGTCCTTAGAACCCTCTGAGGGCTTGTCCCGAAGAGGGGCTGGCCTGCGTCGtagtgaggaagaggaagaagaggatgaagatgtGGATCTGGCCCAGGTACTGGCCTATCTCCTCCGCAG AGGCCAAGTGAGGTTGGTGCAAGGAGGGGGTGCAGCAAATTTACAGCTCATCCAGGCCCTCTCGGACTCAGAGGAAGAGCATGACAGTGCCTGGGACGGTCGCCTTGGAGATCGATACAACCCACCTG TGGATTCGACCCCTGACACCCGGGAGCTGGAATACAATGAGATCAAGACACAGGTGGGATTGGCCACGGGGCGGCTGGGACTTGGGAGGACTGCGCAGCAGCAGAGTTTTCCTCGGATGCTACACCAG AGAGAACGGGGCCTCTGCCACCGGGGAAGCTTCTCCCTTGGAGAACAGTCTCGAGTGATGTCTCA CTTCTTGCCCAATGATCTAAGCTTCACTGATACCTACTCTCAGAAGGCTTTCTGCGGCATCTACAGCAAAGATGGTCAAATCTTCATGTCTGCTTGCCAAG ATCAGACAATCCGACTGTATGACTGTCGGTATGGCCGCTTCCACAAGTTCAAAAGCATCAAGGCTCGGGATGTAGGCTGGAGTGTCCTGGATGTGGCCTTCACTCCTGATGGAAACCACTTCCTGTACTCCAGCTGGTCTGATTACA ttCATATCTGCAACATCTATGGGGAAGGAGACGCACACACTGCCCTGGATTTAAG GCCAGATGAACGTCGCTTTGCTGTCTTCTCCATCGCTGTCTCCTCAGATGGACGAGAAGTACTAGGAGG AGCCAATGATGGCTGCCTATATGTCTTTGACCGAGAACAAAACCGGCGTACTCTTCAG ATCGAGTCTCATGAGGATGATGTGAATGCAGTGGCCTTTGCTGACATAAGCTCCCAAATCCTGTTCTCTGGGGGAGACGATGCCATCTGCAAAGTGTGGGATCGACGAACCATGAGGGAGGATGACCCCAAGCCTGTGGGTGCACTGGCCGGACACCAAGATGGCATCACCTTTATTGACAGCAAG GGTGATGCCCGGTATCTCATTTCCAACTCCAAAGATCAGACCATTAAGCTTTGGGATATCAGACGCTTCTCCAGCCGAGAAGGCATGGAAGCGTCACGACTGGCTGCCACACAGCAAAACTGGGACTATCGCTGGCAGCAGGTGCCCAAGATAG CCTGGAAGAAGTTGAAGCTCCCAGGTGACAGCTCCTTGATGAcctacagaggccatggagtgctTCACACTCTGATCCGATGTCGATTCTCCCCAGCCCATAGCACCGGCCAGCAGTTCATCTACAGTGGCTGCTCTACTGGCAAAGTGGTTG taTATGACCTCTTAAGTGGCCACATTGTGAAGAAGCTGACCAATCACAAGGCCTGTGTGCGTGATGTCAGTTGGCATCCCTTTGAAGAAAAGATCGTCAGCAGTTCG TGGGATGGGAACCTACGTCTATGGCAGTACCGTCAAGCTGAGTACTTCCAGGACGACATGCCAGAGTCTGACATGAACAGAGTTTGTTCCAGTGGCCCTACTCCGGTGCCCTGCCCATCTGTGGCCTTTTCCTCACCTCAGTAG